Proteins encoded together in one Microbacterium oxydans window:
- a CDS encoding NAD(P)H-dependent flavin oxidoreductase — translation MSDLRALLGIEHPIILGPFGGLSSTTLTAAVSEAGGLGSFGLYGYDGDRIRATGAELRALTDRPIAVNIWLPMGDEVEPNPQHTVFAQALQPFYEAVGVDVPARPERYNPSLEEQLDAIWEVEPAVLSVVFGVPSAALVEEAHRRGIRVVGTATTVAEAVALAEGGVDALVATGAEAAGHRVSFLRPAEESLVGTFALVPQVVDAVDVPVIAAGGIADRRGVAAAFALGASGVQVGTAFLATSESAANQAHRDAIRTTAADETVLTRAMSGRLARGARNRVVRAIEASGTIAPFPMQNWLTGRFRTAAGEQNLGALQSLWMGQAAPLVEYDTAAEVFAELAAGVPDAAPSDARSDENRNAGEEPAARG, via the coding sequence ATGAGTGACCTCCGCGCCCTGCTCGGGATCGAGCATCCGATCATCCTCGGCCCCTTCGGCGGGCTCTCGTCCACGACGCTCACCGCGGCGGTGAGCGAGGCGGGCGGGCTCGGCTCCTTCGGCCTGTACGGCTATGACGGCGACCGCATCCGCGCCACCGGGGCGGAGCTGCGTGCGTTGACCGACCGACCGATCGCGGTGAACATCTGGCTCCCGATGGGTGACGAGGTCGAGCCGAATCCGCAGCACACGGTGTTCGCGCAGGCGCTGCAGCCGTTCTACGAGGCGGTCGGCGTCGACGTCCCCGCCCGCCCTGAGCGATACAACCCCTCGCTCGAGGAGCAGCTCGACGCGATCTGGGAGGTCGAGCCCGCGGTGCTGAGCGTGGTGTTCGGCGTGCCGTCCGCCGCCCTCGTCGAAGAGGCGCATCGTCGCGGTATCCGGGTCGTCGGCACCGCGACCACCGTGGCGGAGGCGGTCGCGCTCGCCGAGGGAGGGGTCGATGCGCTCGTCGCGACCGGGGCGGAGGCGGCCGGCCACCGGGTGTCGTTCCTGCGCCCCGCCGAGGAGTCGCTGGTCGGGACGTTCGCTCTGGTCCCGCAGGTCGTCGATGCGGTCGACGTGCCCGTGATCGCGGCCGGAGGCATCGCCGACCGACGAGGCGTGGCCGCCGCGTTCGCCCTGGGCGCCTCCGGGGTGCAGGTGGGGACCGCCTTCCTCGCGACCTCGGAGTCGGCAGCCAACCAGGCGCACCGCGACGCGATCCGCACGACGGCGGCCGACGAGACCGTGCTCACGCGTGCGATGAGCGGACGTCTCGCCCGCGGCGCGCGCAACCGCGTGGTGCGGGCGATCGAGGCGAGCGGCACGATCGCGCCGTTCCCGATGCAGAACTGGCTCACCGGACGATTCCGCACGGCGGCGGGGGAGCAGAACCTCGGCGCGCTGCAGTCCCTGTGGATGGGGCAGGCCGCGCCGCTGGTGGAGTACGACACCGCCGCCGAGGTGTTCGCCGAGCTGGCGGCGGGGGTCCCCGATGCGGCCCCGAGCGACGCCCGGAGCGACGAGAACCGGAACGCCGGGGAGGAGCCGGCCGCTAGAGGATGA
- a CDS encoding DUF6412 domain-containing protein produces MSEWFGQMLTFVATALGLVSMPDAAALGLAIALLAVTALTLAIVLSVRPEASSDSPHPLRAIDVGTILTQSDPDAAGHPRPRAPGVATAA; encoded by the coding sequence ATGAGCGAGTGGTTCGGGCAGATGCTGACCTTCGTCGCGACCGCGCTCGGCCTCGTCTCGATGCCGGACGCCGCGGCCCTCGGCCTCGCGATCGCGCTCCTCGCCGTGACCGCCCTCACGCTCGCCATCGTGCTGAGCGTGCGCCCGGAGGCCTCGTCCGACTCCCCGCATCCGTTGCGGGCGATCGACGTCGGCACCATCCTCACACAGAGCGATCCTGATGCCGCCGGGCATCCGCGCCCTCGGGCGCCGGGAGTCGCGACCGCCGCGTAG
- a CDS encoding YidC/Oxa1 family membrane protein insertase — translation MDPFAFPPLTALLDAAYGALTGLSDLLTPIAGASAAALAVVLVTLLVRALLIPVGISQAKAEQTRARLAPKLRELQRRHKKNPERLQKEMMALYKAENTSPFAGMLPVLAQAPVVGLLYTLFLRPEIAGHPNALLAHDLFGAPLGTSLVSALFGGTATPATFLVFGVLLAVMIAVAEVTRRVFRPTPVEGDDSPLNSPTMMRVMSAMHYLTAVFAAFVPLAAALYLTVTVVWTLVQRVILRRRYPLPVPAVSRAAVSAR, via the coding sequence ATGGACCCCTTTGCCTTTCCCCCACTCACCGCCCTCCTCGACGCCGCCTACGGCGCCCTGACCGGACTCTCCGATCTCCTCACCCCGATCGCCGGGGCCTCCGCCGCCGCCCTCGCCGTCGTGCTGGTCACGCTGCTGGTGCGGGCGCTCCTCATCCCCGTCGGCATCTCCCAGGCCAAGGCCGAGCAGACCAGGGCACGCCTCGCCCCGAAGCTGCGCGAGCTGCAGCGCCGCCACAAGAAGAACCCCGAGCGCCTGCAGAAGGAGATGATGGCGCTCTACAAGGCCGAGAACACCTCGCCGTTCGCGGGGATGCTCCCGGTGCTGGCGCAGGCCCCGGTCGTCGGCCTCCTCTACACGCTGTTCCTCCGCCCGGAGATCGCCGGACACCCGAACGCCCTGCTCGCGCACGACCTGTTCGGCGCTCCGCTGGGCACGAGTCTGGTCTCGGCGCTCTTCGGCGGCACGGCCACCCCGGCGACGTTCCTGGTCTTCGGGGTGCTGCTCGCCGTGATGATCGCGGTCGCCGAGGTCACCCGCCGCGTGTTCCGCCCGACTCCCGTCGAGGGCGACGACTCGCCCCTGAACTCGCCCACGATGATGCGCGTCATGTCGGCGATGCACTACCTGACGGCGGTGTTCGCCGCGTTCGTGCCGCTCGCCGCCGCGCTGTACCTCACCGTCACGGTGGTGTGGACGCTCGTGCAGCGGGTCATCCTGCGCCGCCGGTACCCCCTGCCCGTCCCGGCGGTCAGTCGGGCAGCGGTATCGGCGCGGTGA
- a CDS encoding EamA family transporter → MQKPAASGPLVGVALVIGSCLSLPFGAAVAAQLFPVLGPWGVTSLRVAIAAILLVVLVRPRPGKWTRAQWLAAVLFGVSLAAMNGFFYAAIDRIPLGPAVAIEFLGPLVLAAVLTRRLADAAWVGVALLGMVVLGIDGLIGAEPLDPLGVVFILIAAGFWIMYIRMSARVGALIPGNSGLAMGLVVAAVLLIPVGIPAVSTVAMDPQLLLLAAITAVLSSVIPYTFELAALRRLPQRVFGVLLSLEPAFATLAGWLILGQDATPLRMLAVGLVIAASVGTTLGVRRDRRDGGPSGPFTAPIPLPD, encoded by the coding sequence GTGCAGAAGCCCGCCGCCTCCGGCCCCCTCGTCGGGGTGGCACTCGTCATCGGATCGTGCCTGTCGCTGCCGTTCGGCGCGGCGGTCGCGGCGCAGCTGTTCCCGGTGCTCGGCCCCTGGGGCGTGACCTCGTTGCGCGTGGCGATCGCCGCCATCCTCCTCGTGGTGCTCGTGCGGCCGCGACCGGGGAAGTGGACGCGCGCGCAGTGGCTCGCCGCGGTGCTCTTCGGTGTCTCCTTGGCCGCGATGAACGGCTTCTTCTACGCCGCGATCGACCGCATCCCGCTGGGCCCCGCGGTCGCGATCGAGTTCCTCGGACCCCTCGTGCTCGCGGCCGTGCTCACGCGTCGGCTCGCGGATGCCGCGTGGGTCGGCGTGGCCCTCCTCGGCATGGTGGTGCTCGGCATCGACGGCCTGATCGGCGCCGAGCCCCTCGACCCGCTCGGCGTGGTCTTCATCCTCATCGCCGCCGGCTTCTGGATCATGTACATCCGGATGAGCGCCCGCGTCGGCGCGCTCATCCCCGGGAACAGCGGGTTGGCGATGGGACTCGTGGTCGCGGCCGTGCTGCTCATCCCTGTCGGCATCCCGGCGGTCTCGACCGTGGCGATGGACCCGCAGCTCCTGCTGCTCGCGGCGATCACCGCGGTGCTGTCGTCGGTCATCCCGTACACCTTCGAGCTCGCGGCGCTGCGCCGTCTGCCGCAGCGCGTGTTCGGGGTGCTGCTGAGCCTCGAACCGGCGTTCGCGACCCTGGCCGGCTGGCTGATCCTCGGGCAGGACGCGACCCCGCTGCGCATGCTGGCCGTGGGCCTCGTGATCGCCGCGAGCGTCGGGACCACGCTCGGTGTGCGGAGGGACCGCCGCGACGGCGGCCCCTCCGGGCCCTTCACCGCGCCGATACCGCTGCCCGACTGA
- a CDS encoding SDR family oxidoreductase, producing MTDDTPDPRHAHREEGFPAQHQDQPGLTEKTRPEPDHGEQTYAGHGRLEGRRALITGGDSGIGRAVAIAFAREGADIAIAHMPEEQDDAEDTLALVRETGRTGVGFAGDLRDEAFATEIVAGTRRELGGLDVLVLNAGYQHDIDGFESLETERMRRVFDTNLAGLLFSARAAYPDLEPGASIIVTASVQAYNPSPGLIDYAMTKAAQVAFVKALAEEAGPRGIRVNAVAPGPIWTPLIPATGWDAERLATFGADTPLGRAGQPAELAGAYVYLASAESSYTSGSVIAVTGGKAL from the coding sequence ATGACCGACGACACACCCGACCCCCGGCACGCGCACCGCGAGGAGGGCTTCCCCGCCCAGCACCAGGACCAGCCGGGACTGACCGAGAAGACCCGCCCCGAACCCGACCACGGCGAGCAGACCTATGCCGGTCACGGCCGGCTGGAGGGACGCCGCGCCCTCATCACGGGTGGCGACTCCGGCATCGGCCGCGCCGTCGCGATCGCGTTCGCCCGGGAGGGAGCCGACATCGCGATCGCGCACATGCCCGAGGAGCAGGACGACGCGGAGGACACGCTCGCCCTGGTCCGCGAGACCGGGCGCACCGGCGTGGGCTTCGCGGGCGACCTGCGCGACGAGGCGTTCGCGACCGAGATCGTCGCCGGCACGCGCCGCGAGCTGGGAGGACTCGACGTCCTCGTGCTCAACGCCGGCTACCAGCACGACATCGACGGGTTCGAGAGCCTCGAGACCGAGCGGATGCGCCGGGTGTTCGACACGAACCTCGCGGGGTTGCTGTTCTCGGCACGGGCGGCCTATCCCGACCTCGAACCGGGCGCGAGCATCATCGTCACGGCGTCCGTCCAGGCGTACAACCCCTCGCCGGGCCTGATCGACTACGCCATGACGAAGGCCGCCCAGGTCGCGTTTGTGAAGGCGCTCGCCGAGGAGGCGGGCCCCCGCGGCATCCGGGTCAACGCCGTCGCCCCCGGCCCGATCTGGACGCCGCTGATCCCCGCGACCGGATGGGACGCCGAGCGACTGGCGACCTTCGGTGCGGACACCCCGCTGGGCCGGGCGGGGCAGCCGGCCGAACTCGCGGGCGCCTACGTGTACCTGGCATCGGCGGAGTCGTCGTACACCTCCGGATCGGTCATCGCGGTCACGGGCGGCAAGGCGCTCTGA
- a CDS encoding ATP-dependent DNA ligase produces the protein MGKFVYEGGVKTEIEDRALTHLQLVITAKLRRGEPFPFSWREDASVGGGRTTVWIQPGSSLVFKYFGSRQPSINRAWIEALAFTANAPSGLYLVPEPAEAGDEPGGGEVPVTPPL, from the coding sequence ATGGGAAAGTTCGTCTACGAAGGCGGAGTCAAGACCGAGATCGAGGATCGCGCTCTGACTCATCTGCAGCTCGTCATCACCGCGAAGCTGCGCCGAGGTGAGCCGTTCCCGTTCAGCTGGCGCGAGGACGCGAGCGTCGGCGGCGGGCGCACGACGGTGTGGATCCAGCCCGGCAGCTCCCTCGTCTTCAAGTACTTCGGCAGCCGTCAGCCCTCCATCAACCGCGCATGGATCGAGGCGCTCGCCTTCACCGCGAACGCCCCGAGCGGGCTGTACCTCGTGCCGGAACCCGCCGAGGCGGGCGACGAGCCCGGCGGCGGAGAGGTCCCGGTCACGCCTCCGCTCTGA
- a CDS encoding FHA domain-containing protein, with translation MNARHIDDRPDEGYTPTTTHAQWGAGNPRLRITRDDERTEFALEADVVRIGSADGNELRLPETDPVHATITHDDRDEYVLTLHGEGETNASLGADATHPGDDSETLRTGAHFTAGPWTLVFARDEFADHGRPFGGRSGGEYSDQPLQPPRPDYDEGEER, from the coding sequence ATGAACGCACGACACATCGACGACCGTCCCGACGAGGGCTACACCCCGACCACCACGCACGCCCAGTGGGGCGCGGGCAATCCGCGACTGCGGATCACGCGCGACGACGAGCGCACCGAGTTCGCGCTCGAGGCCGACGTGGTGCGGATCGGCTCCGCCGACGGCAACGAGCTCCGTCTGCCCGAGACCGACCCCGTGCACGCCACGATCACGCACGACGACCGAGACGAGTACGTGCTCACGCTGCACGGCGAGGGTGAGACGAATGCCAGCCTGGGGGCGGATGCGACCCACCCCGGCGACGACTCCGAGACGCTCCGCACCGGCGCGCACTTCACGGCGGGCCCGTGGACGCTCGTGTTCGCCCGCGACGAGTTCGCCGATCACGGACGGCCCTTCGGAGGCCGATCGGGCGGCGAGTACTCCGACCAGCCGCTGCAGCCTCCGCGCCCGGACTACGACGAAGGCGAAGAGCGATGA
- a CDS encoding CBS domain-containing protein yields the protein MTTTRDLMTPSPRCIGVNDSLRIAASVMADLDVGALPICGEDSRLKGMLTDRDIVVGAIALGMDPETTPAEALAKGKPITVDADDDIHVALDRMQENQIRRLPVIDDHRLVGIVSQADIARSLSAATTGKTVESISR from the coding sequence ATGACGACCACGCGCGACCTCATGACCCCGAGCCCGCGCTGCATCGGTGTGAACGACTCGCTGCGCATCGCGGCGTCGGTCATGGCCGACCTCGATGTCGGCGCGCTGCCCATCTGCGGCGAGGACAGCCGACTCAAGGGCATGCTCACGGATCGCGACATCGTGGTCGGGGCCATCGCCCTGGGGATGGATCCGGAGACGACCCCGGCGGAGGCGCTCGCGAAGGGCAAGCCGATCACCGTGGACGCCGACGACGACATCCACGTGGCGCTCGACCGGATGCAGGAGAACCAGATACGTCGGCTCCCCGTGATCGACGACCATCGGCTGGTCGGCATCGTCAGCCAGGCCGACATCGCCCGCTCGCTGTCCGCCGCCACGACCGGCAAGACCGTGGAGAGCATCTCGCGGTGA
- a CDS encoding CinA family protein, whose translation MTGQDDHSQPPGPDGPSALEHLSRLAVERRVRVGVAESLTSGRLASTVGAGDAASDWFAGGIVAYLTDVKERVLGMAPGTDPCSAECAEQLARGALRLFDADLCVSTTGVGGPGGQGGHPAGTVYLGWATADGVGHRRLALVGEPEEVLVASVDAAVRLLAFHAEGLRPLGPRRGARSPE comes from the coding sequence GTGACCGGGCAGGACGACCACTCTCAGCCGCCCGGGCCCGACGGCCCGAGTGCCCTCGAGCACCTGAGCCGGCTCGCGGTCGAGCGACGCGTGCGCGTGGGCGTCGCGGAGTCCCTCACGTCCGGCCGTCTCGCGAGCACGGTCGGCGCCGGCGACGCCGCGTCCGACTGGTTCGCCGGGGGCATCGTGGCCTATCTGACCGACGTGAAGGAGCGCGTCCTCGGCATGGCGCCCGGGACCGATCCCTGCTCCGCCGAGTGCGCCGAGCAGCTCGCCCGGGGCGCACTCCGCCTCTTCGACGCCGACCTCTGCGTGTCGACCACCGGGGTCGGCGGCCCCGGTGGTCAGGGCGGCCACCCCGCCGGGACCGTGTACCTGGGATGGGCGACCGCGGACGGCGTCGGCCATCGACGGCTGGCGCTGGTCGGGGAACCGGAGGAGGTCCTGGTCGCGAGCGTCGACGCCGCCGTCCGACTGCTCGCCTTCCACGCGGAGGGCCTGCGTCCGCTCGGACCCCGCCGTGGAGCGCGGAGCCCCGAGTAG
- a CDS encoding alcohol dehydrogenase catalytic domain-containing protein translates to MGTLLIRPPGHRRDVALRPAATAMVWIGEGHPHETIAVPGVALADGDVLVAVEMSTICGSDVHTVQGRRPAPTPLVLGHESVGRVIATGDTGAHTVDGTPLRIGDRVVWSVTISCASCDRCLQGMPQKCRALGKYGHDRVGAHGDLTGAFASHVQLREGTTIVRVPEALPASVLAPAGCATATAWAAVARAAKDRDLDGAAVRIHGAGLVGLSAAAIAAEQGATVEVLDPNAERRALAARFGATSLDRDPDVVIEASGHAVGEALAGVAVGGTVVLVGSVFPADPVPFDAESIVRRLVTVAGIHNYTGAELAEAVAFLAGRGRAYPFGDAVGAVRALSDIDAALGEAAAPGAPLRIGLLPGS, encoded by the coding sequence ATGGGAACCCTGCTGATCCGTCCTCCCGGCCACCGCCGAGACGTCGCCCTGCGCCCGGCGGCGACCGCGATGGTGTGGATCGGCGAAGGCCACCCGCACGAGACGATCGCCGTCCCGGGGGTCGCGCTCGCCGACGGCGACGTGCTCGTCGCGGTCGAGATGTCGACCATCTGCGGTTCGGACGTGCACACCGTGCAGGGGCGTCGCCCGGCTCCGACGCCGCTCGTGCTCGGTCACGAGAGCGTCGGGCGCGTGATCGCGACCGGGGACACCGGCGCGCACACGGTCGACGGGACCCCGCTGCGCATCGGCGATCGTGTGGTGTGGTCGGTGACGATCTCGTGCGCGAGCTGTGACCGCTGCCTGCAGGGGATGCCGCAGAAGTGCCGCGCCCTGGGCAAGTACGGCCACGATCGGGTCGGCGCGCACGGCGATCTCACCGGGGCGTTCGCGAGCCACGTGCAGCTGCGGGAGGGGACGACCATCGTGCGCGTGCCCGAGGCGCTGCCGGCATCCGTCCTCGCGCCCGCGGGGTGCGCGACCGCGACCGCCTGGGCCGCGGTGGCGCGGGCGGCGAAGGACCGCGACCTCGACGGTGCGGCCGTGCGGATCCACGGCGCGGGGCTGGTCGGACTCTCCGCCGCGGCCATCGCCGCGGAGCAGGGTGCGACGGTCGAGGTGCTCGATCCGAACGCGGAGCGGCGCGCGCTCGCGGCACGGTTCGGCGCGACGAGTCTCGACCGCGACCCGGACGTCGTGATCGAGGCGTCGGGGCACGCGGTGGGTGAGGCCCTCGCGGGGGTGGCGGTCGGCGGGACGGTCGTGCTCGTCGGCAGCGTGTTCCCGGCCGACCCGGTCCCGTTCGACGCGGAGAGCATCGTGCGGCGCCTGGTCACGGTCGCCGGCATCCACAACTACACGGGGGCCGAGCTGGCCGAGGCGGTCGCGTTCCTCGCCGGGCGCGGGCGGGCGTACCCCTTCGGCGATGCGGTCGGCGCCGTCCGCGCCCTCTCCGACATCGACGCGGCGCTCGGGGAGGCGGCGGCGCCGGGAGCTCCGCTGCGGATCGGGCTGCTGCCCGGCTCCTGA
- a CDS encoding HAD family hydrolase, which yields MTTPLELVVLDMAGTTVLDDGVVEQAFQRAAERTGVADRMPWAEALDYVRVTMGQSKIDVFTHLAGGDVVAAERATAAFEGAYAEIVAEQGVSEIPGAADAIQGLKDAGLKVVLTTGFAPVTREALLDGLGWHGLIDLALSPIDAGRGRPAPDLVLSALLRTQTSSVAAVAVVGDTVSDVESGRRAGAGFVAGVLTGAHDRPALSGAGADAVLSDITALRDVLVQRELLPLVAAS from the coding sequence ATGACCACTCCTCTCGAACTCGTCGTCCTCGACATGGCGGGAACCACGGTGCTCGACGACGGCGTCGTGGAGCAGGCGTTCCAGCGCGCCGCCGAGCGCACCGGCGTCGCCGACCGGATGCCGTGGGCCGAAGCGCTCGACTACGTGCGCGTGACCATGGGGCAGTCGAAGATCGACGTCTTCACGCATCTCGCCGGCGGCGACGTCGTCGCGGCCGAGCGCGCGACCGCCGCCTTCGAGGGCGCCTACGCCGAGATCGTCGCGGAGCAGGGCGTCTCGGAGATCCCCGGCGCGGCCGACGCGATCCAGGGACTGAAGGATGCCGGGCTGAAGGTCGTGCTCACCACGGGCTTCGCGCCGGTCACGCGCGAGGCGCTCCTCGACGGCCTCGGCTGGCACGGACTCATCGACCTGGCGCTGTCGCCGATCGACGCCGGTCGCGGACGCCCCGCGCCCGACCTCGTGCTCAGCGCGCTGCTGCGCACGCAGACCTCCTCCGTCGCGGCCGTCGCGGTCGTCGGAGACACCGTGAGCGATGTCGAGTCGGGGCGTCGGGCCGGTGCGGGCTTCGTCGCGGGTGTGCTCACCGGTGCCCACGACCGTCCTGCCCTCAGCGGCGCGGGTGCCGATGCCGTGCTCAGCGACATCACCGCCCTGCGCGACGTGCTCGTCCAGCGCGAGCTGCTCCCGCTCGTCGCGGCCTCCTGA
- a CDS encoding TIGR03364 family FAD-dependent oxidoreductase, with product MNRPLDTADLVVVGSGIVGLGAAYAAVRRGLRVIVVDRTEAPIGATIRNFGHLCIGAQGGEARRYADASRDLWLRLSQDAGFWLRESGTLVAARHDDELAVLEAAASDGGIRMLEAAELLRLAPLRAEGLVGGAHIETDLQTDPRTAADAIVRHLAERGVEFRFRTAVTAVGEGRVDTTRGPIGCASVVVAVNHDIDQLLPDVAERHGVVRCALDMMRAAVSFRHPLAAPLLTGWSLVRYGRFSDGPEATALRERLHAERPDLAAIDLNQMYTQLPDGTLIIGDSHTTAVAPAPFQPEAAFSAFLTEAEALFDAPAPRVLERWQGVYAKGRQEFLIDRGDDGVLVLAATTGIGMTTGLGLAEQNLTAAFGWAAAMEGTS from the coding sequence ATGAATCGTCCCCTCGACACGGCCGACCTCGTCGTGGTCGGCTCCGGCATCGTCGGTCTCGGTGCGGCCTACGCGGCGGTGCGGCGCGGTCTGCGCGTGATCGTGGTCGACCGCACCGAGGCGCCGATCGGCGCCACGATCCGCAACTTCGGGCACCTCTGCATCGGTGCGCAGGGAGGGGAGGCGCGACGCTACGCCGACGCCTCGCGCGACCTGTGGCTGCGTCTCTCCCAGGATGCGGGCTTCTGGCTGCGCGAGTCGGGCACACTCGTCGCGGCCCGCCACGACGACGAGCTCGCCGTGCTCGAGGCCGCGGCCAGTGACGGCGGCATCCGGATGCTGGAGGCCGCCGAGCTCCTGCGCCTCGCACCGCTCCGTGCCGAGGGGCTCGTCGGCGGCGCGCACATCGAGACCGACCTGCAGACCGATCCGCGCACGGCGGCCGACGCGATCGTCCGTCACCTGGCGGAGCGGGGCGTGGAGTTCCGCTTCCGCACCGCCGTCACCGCGGTGGGGGAGGGCCGTGTGGACACCACCCGCGGTCCGATCGGCTGCGCGAGCGTCGTCGTCGCCGTGAACCACGACATCGATCAGCTGCTGCCCGACGTCGCCGAACGCCACGGGGTCGTGCGCTGCGCCCTCGACATGATGCGGGCGGCGGTGTCGTTCCGGCATCCGCTCGCCGCACCGCTGCTCACCGGCTGGTCGCTCGTCCGCTACGGCCGGTTCTCGGACGGACCGGAGGCCACCGCGCTGCGGGAGCGTCTGCACGCCGAGCGCCCCGACCTCGCCGCGATCGACCTCAACCAGATGTACACGCAGCTGCCCGACGGCACGCTCATCATCGGCGACTCGCACACCACGGCCGTAGCGCCGGCGCCGTTCCAGCCCGAGGCCGCCTTCTCCGCGTTCCTCACCGAGGCGGAGGCGCTGTTCGATGCGCCGGCACCCCGCGTGCTCGAGCGCTGGCAGGGCGTGTACGCGAAGGGCCGGCAGGAGTTCCTGATCGACCGGGGCGACGACGGCGTGCTCGTGCTCGCCGCGACCACCGGCATCGGGATGACCACGGGGTTGGGCCTGGCCGAACAGAATCTCACCGCCGCCTTCGGGTGGGCGGCAGCAATGGAAGGAACATCATGA
- the phnE gene encoding phosphonate ABC transporter, permease protein PhnE: MTALDASTDSAIHGGGSAPQGGGRGVAERAPKRPISPERIAASLTLVALVVLGILAVRDVDISIPAMVQSWGNAENFMARVGGLTFPEPGDLAWLIALTVGLVLVGTLLAAVLSVPIAYLAASNTTPGNGWRAAARFVGVLTRALPDVVLAMAFVLMFSLGTLPGILAIGIHSIGMISKMFADAIEQIDEGPRLAIRAAGGSKMQEFTSGILPQVLPSWVATVLHRNDINLRGSVVLGYVGVAGLGLEMSYAFKSLNYGKGLGIALVIFLLCIVMEIVSSMVRGAMLGEQKHTRSWMDRLLHPRLGASAAAAPAGRPAWAASPESAVRRPWTAQRVRHTIAGVVAVLVVIGSVVVSQINWMDLLTFWAKLPEVAAKFWPPSFGNYDASTMFQAMRDTVAIALAATVLTLLPSLVLGSLAARNVAPSSGARGTARLLLVGIRGIPELILAIVLVVITGLGAQAGVIALAIGGIGLLGKLIADSFEEVDRGPERALRAVGATRLQTYTSATVPQGMQALIGHSFYMLDTNIRAATILGIVGGGGVGYYLLNASQGSRYETVTAIVLMILATVLVVEGLAMWMRKVFR, translated from the coding sequence ATGACGGCTCTGGACGCCTCGACGGACTCCGCGATCCACGGTGGCGGATCGGCACCTCAGGGCGGCGGACGCGGTGTCGCGGAGCGCGCCCCGAAGCGCCCGATCTCGCCGGAGCGGATCGCGGCATCCCTCACGCTCGTAGCCCTCGTGGTGCTCGGCATCCTCGCCGTCCGCGACGTCGACATCTCGATCCCGGCGATGGTGCAGAGCTGGGGCAACGCCGAGAACTTCATGGCGCGCGTCGGCGGCCTCACATTCCCCGAGCCCGGCGACCTCGCCTGGCTGATCGCGCTCACGGTGGGCCTGGTGCTCGTGGGCACGCTGCTCGCCGCCGTGCTGTCGGTGCCGATCGCCTACCTCGCCGCCTCGAACACGACGCCGGGGAACGGGTGGCGCGCCGCTGCCCGCTTCGTCGGCGTCCTCACGCGCGCCCTCCCCGACGTCGTGCTCGCGATGGCGTTCGTGCTGATGTTCTCGCTCGGCACGCTTCCCGGCATCCTCGCCATCGGCATCCACTCGATCGGCATGATCTCGAAGATGTTCGCCGACGCGATCGAGCAGATCGACGAAGGCCCCCGTCTCGCCATCCGGGCGGCCGGCGGTTCGAAGATGCAGGAGTTCACGTCCGGCATCCTGCCGCAGGTGCTGCCCAGCTGGGTGGCCACCGTGCTGCACCGCAACGACATCAACCTGCGCGGCAGCGTCGTGCTCGGCTACGTCGGCGTCGCCGGCCTCGGCCTCGAGATGTCGTACGCCTTCAAGTCGCTCAACTACGGCAAGGGCCTCGGCATCGCGCTGGTCATCTTCCTCCTCTGCATCGTCATGGAGATCGTCTCCAGCATGGTCCGAGGGGCGATGCTCGGCGAGCAGAAGCACACCCGCTCGTGGATGGACCGCCTCCTGCACCCGCGTCTCGGAGCGAGCGCCGCCGCAGCTCCCGCGGGGCGCCCGGCCTGGGCGGCCAGTCCGGAGTCGGCCGTGCGTCGGCCCTGGACCGCGCAGCGCGTGCGACACACGATCGCCGGCGTCGTCGCCGTGCTCGTGGTGATCGGCAGCGTCGTGGTGAGCCAGATCAACTGGATGGACCTTCTCACCTTCTGGGCCAAACTGCCCGAGGTCGCCGCGAAGTTCTGGCCGCCGTCGTTCGGCAACTACGACGCGAGCACCATGTTCCAGGCCATGCGCGACACCGTCGCCATCGCCCTCGCCGCGACCGTGCTCACCCTGCTCCCGTCGCTCGTGCTCGGCTCGCTCGCGGCCCGCAACGTCGCTCCGAGCTCGGGGGCGCGGGGCACGGCGCGACTGCTGCTCGTCGGCATCCGCGGCATCCCGGAGCTGATCCTCGCGATCGTGCTCGTGGTCATCACCGGCCTCGGTGCGCAGGCCGGCGTCATCGCCCTCGCGATCGGCGGCATCGGCCTGCTCGGCAAGCTCATCGCCGACTCGTTCGAAGAGGTGGACCGCGGCCCCGAGCGCGCGCTGCGCGCCGTGGGGGCGACACGTCTGCAGACCTACACCTCGGCCACCGTGCCGCAGGGCATGCAGGCGCTCATCGGCCACAGCTTCTACATGCTCGACACGAACATCCGCGCGGCGACGATCCTCGGCATCGTCGGCGGCGGAGGTGTCGGCTACTACCTGCTCAACGCCAGCCAGGGCTCGCGCTACGAGACCGTGACGGCGATCGTGCTGATGATCCTCGCCACCGTGCTCGTCGTCGAAGGGCTGGCCATGTGGATGCGGAAGGTGTTCCGATGA